One Nostocoides sp. HKS02 genomic window carries:
- a CDS encoding DUF3048 domain-containing protein: protein MSSRARQTLGGLAVCLTALAVAAGCSGKPAAAPRHPSTTTTPSATPTPSLPGVPLSGGPVLAVKIDNTPAGRPRIGLAQADVVYVEPVEGGLTRLMAVFSRHLPSLVGPVRSGRETDKDLLANYGPVALAYSGASSYTVGVLATGHQVNLVFDYGSRGFYRDHSRPAPYNVIGNTTQLLARAGGGVRPGDIGFRYGAPTTAGTPATSVVASWPSSTEALVWNPARKVYLVTTNRQADVSPTGQQYTASTVVVQYVRTHLTANRDVNGVQTPLAEVIGHGAATVLRDGRVWRGTWSRPSATAPTVFTSAGKRVTFAPTGTVWVLLVAVGQPVTVR from the coding sequence CGCGCCCGCCAGACCCTGGGCGGCCTCGCGGTCTGCCTGACCGCCCTTGCCGTTGCCGCCGGATGCTCCGGGAAGCCCGCGGCCGCCCCACGCCACCCCAGCACGACCACGACGCCGTCGGCCACGCCCACCCCGAGCCTGCCTGGCGTCCCCTTGAGCGGGGGCCCGGTGCTGGCCGTGAAGATCGACAACACCCCGGCCGGCCGCCCGCGCATCGGGTTGGCCCAGGCCGACGTCGTCTACGTCGAGCCGGTCGAGGGTGGCCTGACGCGCCTGATGGCGGTCTTCAGCCGTCACCTGCCCTCACTCGTAGGCCCGGTGCGCTCGGGCCGCGAGACCGACAAGGACCTGCTGGCCAACTACGGACCTGTGGCGCTGGCCTACTCGGGCGCCTCGAGCTACACGGTGGGGGTGCTCGCGACGGGGCACCAGGTCAACCTCGTCTTCGACTATGGCAGCCGCGGCTTCTACCGCGACCATTCCCGTCCGGCGCCGTACAACGTCATCGGCAACACCACCCAACTGCTCGCTCGGGCTGGCGGTGGCGTGCGCCCGGGCGACATCGGCTTCCGGTACGGGGCGCCGACCACGGCGGGCACTCCCGCCACCTCGGTGGTCGCGTCCTGGCCGTCCTCGACCGAGGCCCTGGTCTGGAATCCCGCGCGCAAGGTGTACCTGGTCACCACCAACAGGCAGGCGGACGTCAGTCCCACCGGCCAGCAGTACACAGCCTCGACCGTCGTCGTCCAGTATGTCCGGACGCACCTGACTGCCAACCGCGACGTCAACGGCGTTCAGACACCGCTCGCCGAGGTGATCGGCCACGGCGCGGCGACGGTCCTGCGCGATGGCCGCGTCTGGCGGGGCACCTGGTCCCGGCCCTCCGCCACGGCGCCCACGGTCTTCACGTCCGCCGGCAAGCGCGTCACCTTTGCGCCGACCGGCACGGTGTGGGTGCTGCTCGTGGCCGTGGGCCAGCCCGTCACCGTGCGCTGA
- the sucC gene encoding ADP-forming succinate--CoA ligase subunit beta — MDLFEYQARDMFEAHGVPVLAGAIATTPEQARAAAEEIGPKSGGVTVVKAQVKTGGRGKAGGVKVAKSPEEAEAAATAILGMDIKGHTVGTVMVAQGARIAEEYYFSVLLDRTNRSYLAMCSKEGGMEIEQLAVERPEALARVAVDPNTGIDEAKAREIVETAGFDAETGAKIVPVLQRLWEVYRDEDATLVEVNPLVKTEDGDIVALDGKVTLDENAGFRHADHEALEDKAAADPLEAAAKEKGLNYVKLDGSVGIIGNGAGLVMSTLDVVAYAGEEFTDASGNHPKPANFLDIGGGASAEVMSNGLHIILGDEQVKSVFVNVFGGITACDAVANGIVGALNNLGDEATKPLVVRLDGNNVEEGRRILADANHPLVTIEATMDGAARKAAELAALSSTN, encoded by the coding sequence GTGGATCTGTTCGAGTACCAGGCGCGAGACATGTTCGAGGCCCACGGCGTGCCCGTGCTGGCCGGCGCGATCGCCACGACCCCGGAGCAGGCCCGCGCGGCCGCCGAGGAGATCGGCCCCAAGAGTGGCGGGGTGACCGTCGTCAAGGCCCAGGTCAAGACCGGCGGTCGCGGCAAGGCTGGCGGCGTCAAGGTGGCGAAGTCCCCCGAGGAGGCCGAGGCGGCTGCCACGGCGATCCTCGGCATGGACATCAAGGGCCACACCGTCGGCACGGTCATGGTCGCCCAGGGCGCCCGGATCGCGGAGGAGTACTACTTCTCGGTCCTGCTCGACCGCACCAACCGGTCCTACCTCGCGATGTGCAGCAAGGAGGGCGGCATGGAGATCGAGCAGCTCGCCGTCGAGCGGCCCGAGGCGCTGGCCCGGGTCGCGGTCGACCCGAACACCGGGATCGACGAGGCGAAGGCCCGCGAGATCGTCGAGACCGCGGGCTTCGACGCCGAGACCGGCGCCAAGATCGTCCCCGTCCTGCAGCGCCTCTGGGAGGTCTACCGCGACGAGGACGCCACGCTGGTCGAGGTCAACCCGTTGGTCAAGACCGAGGACGGCGACATCGTCGCCCTCGACGGCAAGGTGACCCTCGACGAGAACGCCGGCTTCCGCCACGCCGACCACGAGGCCCTCGAGGACAAGGCAGCCGCCGACCCGCTCGAGGCCGCGGCCAAGGAGAAGGGGCTCAACTACGTCAAGCTCGACGGCTCCGTCGGCATCATCGGCAACGGCGCCGGCCTGGTCATGTCCACGCTCGACGTCGTCGCCTACGCCGGTGAGGAGTTCACCGACGCAAGTGGCAACCACCCCAAGCCGGCCAACTTCCTCGACATCGGTGGCGGCGCCTCGGCAGAGGTCATGTCGAACGGCCTGCACATCATCCTCGGTGACGAGCAGGTGAAGTCGGTGTTCGTCAACGTCTTCGGCGGCATCACCGCCTGTGACGCGGTCGCCAACGGCATCGTGGGCGCGCTGAACAACCTCGGCGACGAGGCCACCAAGCCGCTCGTCGTCCGCCTGGACGGCAACAACGTGGAGGAGGGCCGGCGGATCCTCGCTGATGCGAACCACCCGTTGGTGACCATCGAAGCGACCATGGACGGCGCGGCCCGCAAGGCTGCCGAGCTCGCGGCCCTGAGCTCCACCAACTGA
- the sucD gene encoding succinate--CoA ligase subunit alpha, whose protein sequence is MAIFLDENSKVIVQGMTGSEGMKHTQRMLRSGTQIVGGVNPRKAGESVGFEGGVTIPVYGTVAEAIKETGATVSVIFVPPAFAKSAVVEAIDAEIPLAVVITEGIAVKDTAEFYAYSRSKGTTRIVGPNCPGLISPGKSNAGIIPADIAGPGRIGLVSKSGTLTYQMMYELREFGFSSAVGIGGDPIIGTTHIDCLEAFEKDPETDAIVMIGEIGGDAEERAAAYIKEHVSKPVVGYVAGFTAPEGKTMGHAGAIVSGSAGTAAAKQEALEAAGVKVGKTPSATADLMREIMRGLQK, encoded by the coding sequence ATGGCAATTTTTCTCGACGAGAACTCCAAGGTCATCGTCCAGGGCATGACCGGCTCCGAGGGCATGAAGCACACCCAGCGCATGCTGCGGTCCGGCACCCAGATCGTGGGCGGCGTCAACCCCCGCAAGGCCGGCGAGTCGGTGGGCTTCGAGGGTGGCGTGACCATCCCCGTGTACGGCACCGTAGCCGAGGCCATCAAGGAGACCGGCGCGACGGTGTCGGTGATCTTCGTCCCCCCGGCCTTCGCCAAGTCGGCCGTGGTCGAGGCGATCGATGCCGAGATCCCACTGGCCGTCGTCATCACCGAGGGCATCGCGGTCAAGGACACCGCAGAGTTCTACGCGTACTCCCGGAGCAAGGGCACGACCCGCATCGTCGGCCCGAACTGCCCCGGCCTGATCAGCCCCGGCAAGTCCAACGCCGGCATCATCCCGGCCGACATCGCCGGCCCGGGCCGCATCGGGCTGGTCTCCAAGTCGGGGACCCTGACCTACCAGATGATGTATGAGCTGCGGGAGTTCGGCTTCTCCTCCGCGGTCGGCATCGGCGGCGACCCGATCATCGGCACCACCCACATCGACTGCCTCGAGGCGTTCGAGAAGGACCCCGAGACCGACGCGATCGTCATGATCGGCGAGATCGGCGGCGACGCCGAGGAGCGGGCCGCGGCATACATCAAGGAGCACGTGAGCAAGCCGGTCGTCGGCTACGTCGCGGGCTTCACCGCCCCCGAGGGCAAGACGATGGGTCACGCCGGCGCCATCGTGTCCGGCTCGGCCGGTACCGCTGCGGCCAAGCAGGAGGCGCTCGAGGCCGCCGGGGTCAAGGTCGGCAAGACGCCGTCCGCGACCGCGGACCTGATGCGCGAGATCATGCGGGGTCTGCAGAAGTAG
- the purN gene encoding phosphoribosylglycinamide formyltransferase, with protein MTGIVVLVSGSGTNLQALIDATADPAYGVRILGVGADRAGITGLHRAGAAGIPTFVCRVEDYPTRAQWDAALAERIGDHDPAFVVSAGFMKLLGPEVLGRYTVLNTHPALLPAFPGAHAVRDALAAGAEVTGCTVHVVDAGVDTGPVLAQVSVPILPGDTEDTLHERIKAVEHPLLVQVVGRAAREGITVIDGKASIP; from the coding sequence GTGACCGGCATCGTCGTCCTCGTCTCTGGCTCCGGCACCAACCTCCAGGCGCTCATCGACGCCACCGCCGACCCGGCATACGGCGTGCGCATCCTCGGTGTCGGCGCCGACCGTGCCGGGATCACCGGCCTGCACCGCGCTGGGGCCGCAGGCATCCCCACGTTCGTCTGCCGAGTCGAGGACTACCCGACCCGCGCGCAGTGGGATGCCGCGCTGGCCGAGCGCATCGGTGACCACGACCCGGCGTTCGTCGTCTCGGCAGGGTTCATGAAGCTGCTCGGCCCCGAGGTGCTCGGCCGGTACACCGTGCTCAACACCCATCCCGCGCTGTTGCCCGCGTTCCCCGGCGCCCATGCCGTCCGTGACGCGCTCGCGGCAGGCGCGGAGGTCACCGGGTGCACGGTCCACGTCGTCGACGCGGGGGTCGACACCGGGCCGGTGCTCGCGCAGGTGTCCGTCCCGATCCTCCCGGGCGACACCGAGGACACGCTCCACGAGCGCATCAAGGCTGTCGAGCACCCGCTGCTCGTCCAGGTCGTGGGCCGCGCGGCCCGCGAAGGAATCACCGTCATCGATGGGAAGGCCAGCATTCCGTGA
- a CDS encoding ring-opening amidohydrolase, which produces MTVTPEPIEVRKVPIHSVADASELAKLIDDGVMEASRVVAIIGKTEGNGGVNDYTRIIADRAFREVLVAKGAPAEQVKQVPIVWSGGTDGVISPHATIFATVPADRAEPSDEPRLTVGFAMSDPILPEEIGYTGMIEKVAAAVKVAMERAGITDPADVHYVQTKTPLLTIHTIRDAKSRGHQVWTEHTHESMDLSNGTTGLGIAVALGEIDMPTDADVMHNRELFSSVASCSSGVELDQAQVVVVGNTTGIGGRYRIGHSVMRDALDADGVWGAIKDAGLDLPERPHSSDLQGRLVNVFLKCEVSQDGAVRGRRNAMLDDSDVHWHRQIKSCVGGVTAAVTGDPAVFVSVSAAHQGPDGGGPVAAIVDLGAGEPTGYRAPALSAVAATSASRGCCHRHRLHRALDARSSASRGSCTQPGGYSGRPGRVAQWAK; this is translated from the coding sequence GTGACTGTCACCCCCGAGCCCATCGAGGTCCGCAAGGTCCCGATCCACAGCGTTGCCGACGCCAGCGAGCTGGCCAAGCTCATCGACGACGGTGTGATGGAGGCCAGCCGCGTCGTCGCGATCATCGGCAAGACCGAGGGCAACGGCGGGGTCAACGACTACACGCGCATCATCGCTGACCGGGCCTTCCGGGAGGTGCTGGTCGCCAAGGGCGCCCCCGCCGAGCAGGTCAAGCAGGTGCCGATCGTGTGGTCCGGCGGCACCGACGGAGTCATCAGCCCCCACGCCACGATCTTCGCCACCGTGCCCGCCGACCGGGCCGAGCCCTCGGACGAGCCGCGGCTCACGGTCGGGTTCGCCATGAGCGACCCGATCCTGCCAGAGGAGATCGGCTACACCGGAATGATCGAGAAGGTCGCCGCCGCTGTGAAGGTCGCGATGGAGCGCGCCGGGATCACCGACCCCGCCGACGTCCACTACGTGCAGACCAAGACGCCACTGCTGACGATCCACACCATCCGCGATGCGAAGTCCCGTGGCCACCAGGTTTGGACCGAGCACACCCACGAGTCGATGGACCTCTCCAACGGCACGACCGGACTCGGCATCGCGGTCGCCCTCGGCGAGATCGACATGCCGACCGATGCCGACGTGATGCACAACCGCGAGCTCTTCTCGTCGGTGGCCTCGTGCTCCTCGGGTGTCGAGCTCGACCAGGCGCAGGTCGTCGTCGTCGGGAACACCACGGGCATCGGTGGTCGCTACCGCATCGGGCACTCGGTGATGCGCGACGCGCTCGATGCCGACGGCGTGTGGGGAGCCATCAAGGACGCCGGGCTCGACCTGCCCGAACGGCCGCACTCGAGCGACCTGCAGGGCCGGCTGGTCAACGTCTTCCTCAAGTGCGAGGTCAGTCAGGACGGCGCCGTCCGCGGGCGCCGCAACGCCATGCTCGACGACTCGGACGTGCACTGGCATCGCCAGATCAAGTCGTGCGTCGGTGGTGTCACGGCTGCCGTGACGGGCGACCCGGCCGTCTTCGTGTCGGTCTCGGCGGCCCACCAGGGTCCCGATGGTGGCGGCCCCGTGGCAGCGATCGTCGACCTCGGCGCGGGCGAGCCGACCGGGTACCGGGCGCCCGCCCTCTCTGCGGTGGCAGCAACCTCTGCTAGCAGAGGTTGCTGCCACCGGCACAGGTTGCACCGTGCGCTGGATGCACGAAGCTCTGCAAGCAGAGGTTCGTGCACCCAGCCGGGCGGCTACTCGGGTCGACCGGGCCGGGTCGCTCAGTGGGCGAAGTGA
- a CDS encoding carbamate kinase: MRVLIALGGNAMTGPGGDATPQAQREAITLAMRHVATVVASGHEVVLTHGNGPQVGNLLVKNELAAQVVPPVPLDWCGAQTQGTIGFTMLDALEQALAAVGAPRPVAALVSRTLVAADDPAFANATKPIGRFLPQDQARSMIEHGETWEDRGEKGWRRVVASPEPLEVLETGTLLTLVDAGYVVVAAGGGGIPVVRAADGSVHGVEAVIDKDLTAAVLARAIGADALVIATDVENAVLGYGTPDARPVGRVSVAEMEAYAAAGHFTSGSMGPKVEAALRFVRDGGRRSVITALDRIADALGGEVGTIIENPSASTEPATERLLP, from the coding sequence ATGCGCGTTCTGATCGCGCTCGGTGGCAACGCCATGACCGGGCCTGGCGGCGACGCCACACCCCAGGCCCAGCGCGAGGCCATCACGCTGGCGATGCGTCACGTCGCCACCGTCGTGGCCAGCGGTCATGAGGTCGTACTCACGCACGGCAACGGCCCCCAGGTGGGCAACCTGCTCGTCAAGAACGAGCTCGCCGCCCAGGTGGTCCCGCCGGTGCCCCTCGACTGGTGTGGCGCCCAGACCCAGGGGACCATCGGTTTCACCATGCTCGATGCCCTGGAGCAGGCGCTCGCCGCTGTGGGCGCTCCCCGGCCGGTCGCCGCACTCGTGTCTCGCACGCTCGTGGCGGCCGACGACCCCGCCTTCGCCAACGCCACCAAGCCGATCGGGCGGTTCCTGCCACAGGACCAGGCGCGCTCGATGATCGAGCACGGCGAGACGTGGGAGGACCGCGGGGAGAAGGGCTGGCGCCGCGTGGTCGCCTCCCCCGAACCGTTGGAGGTGCTCGAGACCGGCACCCTGCTCACCTTGGTGGACGCCGGCTACGTCGTCGTCGCAGCCGGCGGCGGCGGCATACCGGTGGTCCGCGCGGCGGACGGAAGCGTTCACGGCGTCGAGGCCGTGATCGACAAGGACCTCACCGCGGCCGTACTCGCCCGGGCGATCGGCGCCGATGCGCTGGTCATCGCCACCGACGTGGAGAACGCTGTGCTGGGCTATGGCACGCCCGACGCCCGACCGGTCGGCCGGGTCTCGGTCGCCGAGATGGAGGCGTATGCCGCGGCCGGCCACTTCACGTCCGGCTCCATGGGTCCCAAGGTGGAGGCGGCGTTGCGGTTCGTCCGCGACGGGGGACGGCGCAGTGTCATCACGGCCCTGGACCGCATCGCCGACGCGCTCGGTGGCGAGGTCGGCACCATCATCGAAAACCCTTCAGCATCAACCGAACCCGCAACAGAGAGGCTGCTCCCGTGA
- a CDS encoding carboxyl transferase domain-containing protein: protein MDTATQGTTGRRERLGALELVTGVLDPGSWARWDGPVPEVAPAGSAYAAELAAARDRSGVDEAIVTGEGLIRGRRVAVIAGEFRFLAGSIGGTAAERIVEAFERARREELPLFAAPASGGTRMQEGTPAFVGMVKISAACATFKDAGLPYLVYLRHPTTGGVFASWGSLGHVTVAEPGATIGFLGARVYESLYGHPFPEGVQTAENLFEHGLIDAILPVEELAEVADRALAVLGAPREDPPEVPDVPKEPLPDLPAWESVSRSRRVDRPGVRALLRLGATDVLPLHGTGQGEYDPGMLMALARFGGAACIVLGQDRDRQTRDEPLSPKGLRVARRGMKLAHELGLPLVSVIDTAGAALSKEAEEGGLAGEIARCLAELVMLDAPTVCVLLGQGTGGGALAVMPADRVISAQHSWLSPLPPEGASAILHRDTSHAAELAASQRVRSLDLLADGIVDRIVAERPDAADEPEDFCRRMSQAIQHELAVLARQDPRERLAARLERYRRLG, encoded by the coding sequence ATGGACACGGCCACGCAGGGGACGACCGGACGCCGGGAACGCCTCGGGGCCCTCGAGCTGGTCACCGGCGTCCTGGACCCTGGCAGCTGGGCGCGGTGGGACGGGCCGGTGCCCGAGGTGGCCCCCGCGGGCTCGGCGTATGCCGCGGAGCTGGCGGCGGCCCGCGACCGCTCCGGCGTCGACGAGGCCATCGTCACCGGCGAGGGACTGATCCGCGGCCGCCGGGTGGCCGTGATCGCGGGAGAGTTCCGCTTCCTCGCGGGGTCCATCGGGGGCACCGCCGCGGAACGCATCGTCGAGGCCTTCGAGCGCGCCCGGCGCGAGGAGCTGCCGTTGTTCGCCGCCCCGGCCTCGGGTGGCACCCGCATGCAGGAGGGCACCCCTGCCTTCGTCGGCATGGTCAAGATCAGCGCGGCGTGCGCGACCTTCAAGGACGCCGGGCTCCCCTACCTCGTCTACCTGCGGCACCCCACGACCGGTGGGGTGTTCGCCTCGTGGGGGTCGCTCGGCCACGTGACGGTGGCCGAGCCCGGGGCGACGATCGGGTTCCTCGGCGCCCGCGTCTACGAGTCGTTGTACGGCCACCCGTTCCCCGAAGGCGTGCAGACCGCCGAGAACCTCTTCGAGCACGGCCTGATCGACGCGATCCTGCCCGTCGAGGAGCTGGCCGAGGTGGCCGACCGCGCGCTCGCGGTCCTCGGAGCACCGCGCGAGGACCCGCCCGAGGTTCCCGACGTGCCCAAGGAGCCGCTGCCTGACCTGCCCGCGTGGGAGTCGGTCAGCCGCTCGCGCCGCGTCGACCGGCCCGGGGTCCGCGCCCTGCTGCGGCTGGGCGCGACCGACGTCCTTCCGTTGCACGGGACCGGCCAGGGCGAGTACGACCCCGGCATGCTCATGGCGCTGGCCCGGTTCGGGGGCGCTGCCTGCATCGTCCTCGGCCAGGATCGCGACCGGCAGACGCGCGACGAGCCGTTGTCCCCCAAGGGACTTCGCGTCGCACGCCGCGGCATGAAGCTCGCCCACGAGCTCGGCCTGCCGCTGGTCTCCGTCATCGACACCGCGGGGGCCGCCCTGTCCAAGGAAGCCGAGGAAGGCGGCTTGGCCGGGGAGATCGCCCGCTGTCTCGCCGAGCTCGTCATGCTCGACGCCCCGACCGTCTGCGTCCTGCTCGGGCAGGGCACCGGGGGTGGCGCCCTTGCGGTCATGCCCGCGGACCGGGTCATCAGTGCCCAGCACTCCTGGCTGTCCCCGCTGCCTCCCGAAGGGGCCTCGGCGATCCTGCACCGCGACACGAGCCACGCCGCCGAGCTCGCCGCCAGCCAGCGGGTCCGCTCCCTCGACCTGCTCGCGGACGGGATCGTCGACCGCATCGTCGCTGAGCGCCCGGACGCCGCGGACGAGCCCGAGGACTTCTGCCGGCGCATGTCCCAGGCGATCCAGCACGAGCTCGCCGTCCTCGCCCGACAGGACCCACGCGAGCGGCTGGCGGCCCGGCTCGAGCGGTATCGGCGCCTCGGCTGA
- a CDS encoding helix-turn-helix domain-containing protein: MLLVPDRELHHARSLVDARSLVLTEDVPGVDSADDVAAIVIPRLTATGRTRLVRLLDGHDAVLGPSRPWQVAAGSHTRALRGRAARGEHHTAYDTDAHLAEIVLAADPEARADLRARVLAPMADLTPATQERLEETLRLWLLYRGRREPVAEALFVHPQTVRYRVGQLRELFGDALDDPQVVADLVIALGVNPAAAAATPPA; this comes from the coding sequence GTGCTGCTCGTCCCGGACAGGGAGCTCCATCACGCGCGCAGCCTGGTCGACGCCCGGTCACTCGTCCTGACCGAGGACGTGCCCGGGGTCGACAGCGCCGATGACGTGGCCGCCATCGTCATCCCGCGCCTGACGGCCACCGGCCGGACCCGCTTGGTCCGCCTGCTCGACGGCCACGACGCGGTTCTCGGGCCGAGCCGGCCCTGGCAGGTGGCGGCCGGCTCGCACACCCGGGCCCTGCGCGGGCGGGCTGCGCGCGGTGAGCACCACACGGCATACGACACCGACGCCCACCTGGCCGAGATCGTCCTGGCCGCCGACCCCGAGGCCCGGGCAGACCTGCGTGCGCGCGTGCTGGCCCCAATGGCCGACCTCACCCCGGCCACCCAGGAGCGGCTGGAGGAGACCCTCCGGCTCTGGCTGCTGTACCGAGGACGTCGAGAGCCGGTGGCCGAGGCGTTGTTCGTCCACCCGCAGACCGTGCGCTACCGCGTCGGCCAGCTGCGCGAGCTGTTCGGCGACGCCCTGGACGACCCACAGGTGGTTGCCGACCTCGTCATCGCGCTGGGGGTCAACCCGGCTGCCGCCGCAGCCACACCCCCGGCCTGA
- a CDS encoding flavin reductase family protein, with protein sequence MSSSPPSCARGPRTAGSRLVERHTDLDGMVGAADLDELVPDWRFRETWACGPTGMLDAFEAAWADAGLADRLHTERFRPVVIAEGEGGTVTFAGQAITVDADGATPILDAGEAAGVLMPSGCRMGICFGCVVPLKEGAVRDLRNGDLTIAAKGDGIRIQTCVSAAAGHCEIDL encoded by the coding sequence ATGTCATCTTCGCCGCCGAGCTGCGCGCGTGGGCCCAGGACGGCCGGCTCCCGCCTCGTCGAGCGCCACACCGACCTCGACGGCATGGTCGGGGCGGCCGACCTCGACGAGCTCGTCCCGGACTGGCGCTTCCGCGAGACCTGGGCCTGTGGACCGACCGGCATGCTCGACGCGTTCGAGGCAGCGTGGGCAGACGCCGGGTTGGCTGACCGCCTGCACACCGAGCGCTTCCGCCCCGTCGTCATCGCCGAGGGCGAGGGCGGCACGGTGACCTTCGCCGGTCAGGCCATCACCGTCGACGCCGACGGCGCGACCCCCATTCTCGACGCCGGCGAAGCCGCCGGGGTCCTCATGCCGTCCGGGTGCCGCATGGGCATCTGCTTCGGCTGCGTTGTACCCCTCAAGGAAGGCGCCGTGCGCGACCTGCGCAACGGCGACCTCACCATTGCCGCCAAGGGCGACGGCATCCGCATCCAGACCTGTGTGTCGGCTGCTGCCGGCCACTGCGAGATCGATCTCTAA
- a CDS encoding acyl-CoA desaturase encodes MTATAEKFDLTIDGSAASTPQAPGTPSVRTANPRATNNRLSTAIAERRHVPKRSGKSDPTGHLTAEDVEALAMELDELRQQVLASRGASDAAYIRKVIDVQRKIELASRAVLLFSIFPPAWIVGTAGLSVAKILDNMEVGHNILHGQWDWMRDPKIHSTTWEWDSATPAELWKHSHNELHHTYTNVLGKDNDLGYGIMRVDEDQRWVPAYLGQPLYNFLNMCFFQYGIAAYDLEIGKQLAGRGDKDTFRRNGKLVLRKVGRQARKDYLIHPLLSGPSFLHTMAANATANFVRNVWTHSIIMCGHFPAGVETFARASIEGESRGEWYLRQMLGSANISGSKAMHIMSGNLSHQIEHHLFPDLPSNRYGEIAPRVQEICERYGLTYTTGPLYKQVASAWGQVISLSLPNPEPGRTRVGIAAATIGKQLRRKLRNRRPVRTA; translated from the coding sequence ATGACTGCCACCGCAGAGAAGTTTGACCTCACCATCGATGGCTCGGCTGCCTCCACCCCCCAGGCGCCCGGCACCCCGTCGGTGCGCACCGCGAACCCGCGCGCCACCAACAACCGCCTCTCCACGGCCATCGCCGAGCGTCGCCACGTCCCCAAGCGCTCCGGCAAGTCCGACCCGACCGGGCACCTCACCGCCGAGGACGTCGAGGCCCTGGCCATGGAGCTCGACGAGCTGCGCCAGCAGGTCCTCGCGTCCCGCGGGGCCAGCGACGCGGCATACATCCGCAAGGTCATCGACGTGCAGCGCAAGATCGAGCTCGCCTCGCGTGCGGTGCTGCTGTTCTCGATCTTCCCGCCGGCCTGGATCGTCGGCACGGCCGGCCTGTCCGTCGCCAAGATCCTCGACAACATGGAGGTCGGTCACAACATCCTCCACGGCCAGTGGGACTGGATGCGCGACCCCAAGATCCACTCGACGACCTGGGAGTGGGACAGCGCCACCCCGGCCGAGCTGTGGAAGCACAGCCACAACGAGCTGCACCACACGTACACGAACGTCCTCGGCAAGGACAACGACCTCGGCTACGGCATCATGCGCGTCGACGAGGACCAGCGCTGGGTTCCGGCCTACCTCGGCCAGCCGCTCTACAACTTCCTCAACATGTGCTTCTTCCAGTACGGCATCGCGGCCTACGACCTCGAGATCGGCAAGCAGCTGGCCGGTCGCGGCGACAAGGACACCTTCCGCCGCAACGGCAAGCTGGTCCTGCGGAAGGTCGGGCGCCAGGCGCGCAAGGACTACCTGATCCACCCGCTGCTGTCCGGCCCGTCGTTCCTGCACACCATGGCGGCGAACGCGACGGCCAACTTCGTCCGCAACGTCTGGACGCACTCGATCATCATGTGCGGCCACTTCCCGGCTGGGGTCGAGACCTTCGCCCGCGCCTCGATCGAGGGTGAGAGCCGCGGTGAGTGGTACCTGCGCCAGATGCTCGGCTCGGCGAACATCTCGGGCAGCAAGGCCATGCACATCATGTCCGGCAACCTCAGCCACCAGATCGAGCACCACCTGTTCCCCGACCTGCCGAGCAACCGCTACGGCGAGATCGCCCCGCGGGTGCAGGAGATCTGCGAGCGGTACGGCCTGACGTACACCACCGGCCCGCTCTACAAGCAGGTCGCGTCGGCCTGGGGCCAGGTCATCTCACTGTCGCTCCCGAACCCCGAGCCCGGCCGCACCCGCGTGGGCATCGCCGCGGCGACGATCGGCAAGCAGCTGCGGCGCAAGCTGCGCAACCGGCGCCCGGTGCGCACCGCCTGA